Within Streptomyces antibioticus, the genomic segment CCGCGGCGGGCGTCGAGGTGGCGGTGGGCGAGCCGTGGGCCCCGAACGTGGTGGTCGACCGCAACCTGGTCACCGGCCAGAACCCGGCGTCCTCGGCACCGCTGGCGGCGGAACTGCTGAAGAAGCTGGGCTGAGAGCCGGCAGGTCCCCCGTGTGTCTCACCCCGCCCCGTGGAGTCCGGCCAGCGTGTCGAGCGCGTCGCGCAGGCCGGTGGGGCGCAGCAGGCCCGGTGCCGGGCGGCCCGCCCAGCCCGGGCCGCCGAGCAGCACGGCCGGGGTGCGCCGGGCGCCGCTGACGCCCCAGCGGGCGCCGGCGAGCTGCTGGGCGAGGGCGGGGCTGCCGGTGGTGCGGGCCTGGGCCCACAGGACGACGGCCGCGGGGCCCAGCCGCCGGACGGCCGCGGTCAGCGCCTCGGCGGGCACGGCCGCGCCGAACATGCGCGTGGGGACGCCCAGTTGACTCAGTCCGGCGTTGAGCGCCTCCAGCGGCAGGGTGTGCTGCTCGCCCGGCGCGCAGGCCAGCATCACGGGCCCCGGGCCCGGTCCGCCCGCCCCGCCCGCGGCCGCCGAGGTGCTGGTGGCGCGGCGCAGGCTGGTGGAGACGTGCCAGGACAGCAGGTGCTCGACCTCCACGTAACGGTCGCCGGACGAGGCCCACTTGCGCCCCACGGCGTGCAGCGTCGGCACCATCACCTCCTGCCAGGCGACGGTCAGTCCGTGCCGTTCGACGGCCGCGTCCAGTTGGTCGGCGACGGCCGGCGCGTCCAGCCGTACGGCGGCGCGGGCCAGGCCCCGGCACTCCTGGCGGACGTCGGCGCCCAGCGGGAGCGCCCCGGCGGCCCGCGAGCGGTCGCGCGGCTCGCCGCCGCTCTCGCCGACGGGGCGTCCGGCGCCCTCCCGGGCGGCGCGGGCGGCCTCGGCGGGCGGCACACCGGAGGACGTCAGCCGGCACATCGCCTCCAGGACGGCCACGTCGGACGGCCGCCAGCGGCGGTGCCTGCCGTCGGCGCGGACGGCGGGTCCGATGCCGTAGCGCCGGTCCCAGGACCGCAGGGTGGTGGGCGCCACGCCGAGCCGCCGGGCCAGGGACCCCGTGGTCAGTCCGGTGTCACCGAGGTCGTCGGCCTCGTCGGGGCGCGCGGGTTCGCTCACACCACGACGATATCGGCGCCGCACCACGACCGATGCGCCGCATCCCTACACATAAGGGAAAAATAAGAGCACCATACATATGCGCGGCTTTTCACCGCACACCGCACCACGCGGTCAGGCCAGCCAGTCGAAGGAGACGAGTCATGGCCAACGTCTCGCACACCCGAGGTGACATGTCGACCCACCCCGATGTCTCCGAGATGCGGGCACGGTACGACCGCATGCTCGGCGGTCGTGATGTGGCGCTCGTGGACGGACCGGTGTTCCTGCTCGGTCTGTACTGCGCCGTGTCCCCGTGGATCCTGCACTACACCACCAGTCAGCCCGCCCTCGTGACCCACAATCTGATCGTCGGTATCGCGATCGGCCTGCTGGGTCTGGGGTTCACCGCCGCCCCCGCGCGTATGTACGGCCTGAGCTGGGCCATGTGCGCGCTGGGCATCTGGATGATCGTCGCACCGTGGATCGTCGGCGACGGCCCGGACGCCGGGGTCGTGGTGAACAACATCGTCATCGGTGCCCTGGCGATCTGCCTCGGGGCGCTGTGCGCCCTCACGGCGACGAGGAGCAACCCGAGGACGTGACTGCCGCAGGACCTCTATGCGCGGCTACGGCACGTACGTGTACGGCGTCGTCGTGCTGAGTGCGGCGAAGCCGAGGCGTTCGAGGATGGGGCGGCTCCGGTCGGAGGCGTCGACCTGGAGGTAGCGGTAGCCGCGTTCGGCGGCGATCCGGGCGCGGTGGGCGATCAGCGCGCGGTAGATGCCGCGCCCGCGCCACTCCTCGACGGTGCCGCCGCCCCACAGACCGGCGAACCGGGTGCCGGGGATCATCTCCATCCGGGCGGAGCTGACCGGTACGTCCCCGGCGAGGGCGACCACGGCGACGATGCCGTCCGGGTCGGTGGCGAGCCGGGCGAGCACCAGGTCCCGCAGCCAGGCGCCGTCGCGGCCGAAGGCGCGTTCGTTCACCTCGACCATGAGGTCGACGCCCGCGCGGTCGGTGACGGGGACGATCCGGACGCCCTCGGGAGGCTCGCCGGCGGTGAGCTGGCCGGCGGTCTCGCCGATCATCAGCGTCTCCTCCGGCTCGGCCGTGAAACCGGCCGCCGTCAGCCGTTGTCCCAGGTCGGCAGGGTGGTC encodes:
- a CDS encoding SPW repeat protein, producing MANVSHTRGDMSTHPDVSEMRARYDRMLGGRDVALVDGPVFLLGLYCAVSPWILHYTTSQPALVTHNLIVGIAIGLLGLGFTAAPARMYGLSWAMCALGIWMIVAPWIVGDGPDAGVVVNNIVIGALAICLGALCALTATRSNPRT
- a CDS encoding MerR family transcriptional regulator — its product is MSEPARPDEADDLGDTGLTTGSLARRLGVAPTTLRSWDRRYGIGPAVRADGRHRRWRPSDVAVLEAMCRLTSSGVPPAEAARAAREGAGRPVGESGGEPRDRSRAAGALPLGADVRQECRGLARAAVRLDAPAVADQLDAAVERHGLTVAWQEVMVPTLHAVGRKWASSGDRYVEVEHLLSWHVSTSLRRATSTSAAAGGAGGPGPGPVMLACAPGEQHTLPLEALNAGLSQLGVPTRMFGAAVPAEALTAAVRRLGPAAVVLWAQARTTGSPALAQQLAGARWGVSGARRTPAVLLGGPGWAGRPAPGLLRPTGLRDALDTLAGLHGAG
- a CDS encoding GNAT family N-acetyltransferase is translated as MDHASVLALYDRDMREGARPESPDARVERTGGVVRHVGGEGGWNGVLWSGLDPTGADADAAIAAQIGFFTGLGREFEWKLHGHDHPADLGQRLTAAGFTAEPEETLMIGETAGQLTAGEPPEGVRIVPVTDRAGVDLMVEVNERAFGRDGAWLRDLVLARLATDPDGIVAVVALAGDVPVSSARMEMIPGTRFAGLWGGGTVEEWRGRGIYRALIAHRARIAAERGYRYLQVDASDRSRPILERLGFAALSTTTPYTYVP